The Gemmatimonadaceae bacterium sequence AAAGTCGTCGTCAGCCTTTTCCGGCTCGACAAGGTGGTGCGGATAGTGATCGAGGACGATGGCGCCGGCATCGCGCGGGCCGCGCTGCCGCGCGTCTTCGAGCCGCATTTCTCGACGCGCACCACAGGCAGCGGACTTGGCCTCGCGATAAGCAGGCGCCTTCTCGAGTCGTGGGGCGGAACGATCGATCTCTCGAGCGAGGAAGGGCAGGGTGCGCGTGTCATCATCACCCTTCACCCGGTGCCCGCTTGAGCGCTCCCCGACGCACTCCCGCCGAGCCTCTCAAGACGTCGGAGCTCCCGTCTCACATAGCGGGATGGCAGCTCCCACCCGGATGGTCCTGGGGAGCCGAGGGACTTCTTGGCGACGAACGTCATTACCAGCAGGTAAGCGATGGGCTGGGCCGTTCCCTGTCGCTGGTAACCGCGCCGAATCCGGCGCATCACGGATGGCTGTTCAGCGAGGCAAGAAGCCTCGCGCATCGGAGCCACCCGGCGATTCCGACGACGTATCACTACTGGGTCGCCGAGCGCGATTCGCGGCGCGGGCCGGGATACCTGAGGCGGTGGATTACCGGCGAGACTGTCCGCGCTCACCTGCAGCGGCTGGGAACGGCGGAGATACCCTATGTGCTGCAGGTGCTTCGCGGCGCCGGCTCGACGCTCTCGTATCTGCACGACAATGGCTCGGCGCATGGAGCTCTGAGCGTGGATACCGTGTGGGTTGCGCCTACTGGCCGGCTGTGGATGCTCGAATGGCAATGGGCCGTCCCGCGAGAAGACATCCCGCCAGGCATGCGACCGCTCCTTCGGGGTGGAACCGCGCGGTCCCGGCGTCCGCTCATCGCGATGCCTCCGGAATGGACAGACGCCGACTGGATTCCAACTCCGGCGAGCGACCAATGGCAGCTCGCGGCGATCTGCTTCCGGGCGCTGACTGGAGAGGATCCTCCACCTGGCGACGTGCCTCCGGTGAGCCTGCTTCGTCCGGAGTGTCCGGCGGTCATCGCGAGCGCGATCGACCGCGCCCTGTCAGCCGATGTCGCGCAGAGATTTCCGTCCATGTCGTCTTTCCTCAGGGTAGCGGACACGGGGTTCGCGAGTCGCGGCGGCATCGTGCCGGTGCGAGACGCCGACGCACCATCGGCCGGCGTCTCGGAGGAGACGCGCATCCGGCGCGCGCTCGCCGATGACTACGAAGTGCTGTCGCCGCTGGGCTCGGGGAGCTTCGGCCGCGTGTGGCGTGCGCGCGATCTGTCGCTCGAGCGTGAGGTGGCGCTCAAGGTTCTTCATCCGCGGGTCGCCGCGGACGCGCGCGCCGTCGCGGCGTTCTGGAGCGAGGCCAAGCTTGCCGCGCAGCTTGCCCATCCCGCAATCGTTCCGATCTACGACTGGGACAGCAGAGGCGGCCTCTCGTGGTACACGATGGAGCTCGCCGACGAGGGATCAGTGGCGAGTCTCATTGAGCGCGACGGCCCGCGTACGCTCGACGAGATCTCATCGCAGGTCGAGCTGCTGCTGGACGGGCTTGCCGCGGCGCATGCGGTGGGAATCGTGCACCGCGACCTCAAGCCGGAGAACATTCTCATAGACCGGTACGGGCGCTGGCGGATGACGGATTTCGGAATCGCCAATGCGACGGGTGAGGACGTGACAGGGAATACCGGCACGCCGGCATTCGCCGCTCCGGAGCAGCTTCTCGGAGAGCCTTACGGCTCATCGGTGGATCGTTTCGCGTTGTCTGCGATAGTGGCGTTCGCGCTTAGCGGGCAGCCCCCGTTCGGTGACGGCGATGGGAAGGTGATACTCGCGCGTCAGCTTGCCGGGACGATCGACCTGACTCCGTTCTCGCCGCCCGTCGCGGAATGGATCGCGCGCGGTCTCGCGCCGAATGCAGACGATCGCTTTACCGACGCGGCAGACATGAAGGGAGCGTGGCGCTCTGCAGTTCGTGCAGCGAAGCGACGCGAGCGGGCTACGTGGTGGCGACGAAGCACCAGCCGCGACCGGCATTGACGAGCGACGGTGCCGCATTGAATGCAGGGTTGTCACGGGGTGCCACAACACGTGCAGATGCAGAATGCTGGCTCCGAATTTGCAAGCCGAAGCCAACGCTACTTAGTCGGGATGGACGGCTCATTCGACGCGGCGGCAGTCATATGTTTACAGAGCGTGAAAACAGTATGTGTCTAGCGTGATTCCGCTCTGCGAACGGCTGGCGCGCCGGGAAAAATCTGCTAAGTTTTGCCGGAGTTTGCACCATTCATTGGTGTTGCGGGCTCACCGGTATACATCCTGCCTAACGTCAATCGCGATAACGATGTCCCGGTTCTAGTAGCTGTATCCACCATTCGAAAGAGGTAATTCATATGTTGAGAAGAAGTTGGACCGTCTGTGCAATGACGGCCTTGCTCTTCGGCGGAACGGCCGCGGCGCAGCAGCCGGGTACGCTGTTGTTGGGCGGCTTTGGGCAGTATACCAAGTTCGACGACGCGTTGAAGCTCGACAAGGTGTTCGGTGTCGGCGGACGGGTCGGCGCCTACTTCGCTCCCAACTGGAATCTCGAAGCCGAGAATTCCTGGAACAAGCCGGAGCAGACCGGGGCGGGCCAGGCCGCCGGAAGCAAGATCTGGTACGGCCCGGTCTCGGCGCGCATTCGCTACAGCTTCCCGTTTGCTGGCCTCGCCGCCTTCCACCTCGGTGCCGGTGGCGTGATCACGTCGTACGCTGGCTATGAGCCGGATGTGCCGGCCGGAACGGAGCTGCGCGATATCAAGTCGAACCGCCGTGGCTACAACTACGGCGTCGAGGGCAACGTCGGCTTCAGCGTG is a genomic window containing:
- a CDS encoding serine/threonine-protein kinase, whose amino-acid sequence is MSAPRRTPAEPLKTSELPSHIAGWQLPPGWSWGAEGLLGDERHYQQVSDGLGRSLSLVTAPNPAHHGWLFSEARSLAHRSHPAIPTTYHYWVAERDSRRGPGYLRRWITGETVRAHLQRLGTAEIPYVLQVLRGAGSTLSYLHDNGSAHGALSVDTVWVAPTGRLWMLEWQWAVPREDIPPGMRPLLRGGTARSRRPLIAMPPEWTDADWIPTPASDQWQLAAICFRALTGEDPPPGDVPPVSLLRPECPAVIASAIDRALSADVAQRFPSMSSFLRVADTGFASRGGIVPVRDADAPSAGVSEETRIRRALADDYEVLSPLGSGSFGRVWRARDLSLEREVALKVLHPRVAADARAVAAFWSEAKLAAQLAHPAIVPIYDWDSRGGLSWYTMELADEGSVASLIERDGPRTLDEISSQVELLLDGLAAAHAVGIVHRDLKPENILIDRYGRWRMTDFGIANATGEDVTGNTGTPAFAAPEQLLGEPYGSSVDRFALSAIVAFALSGQPPFGDGDGKVILARQLAGTIDLTPFSPPVAEWIARGLAPNADDRFTDAADMKGAWRSAVRAAKRRERATWWRRSTSRDRH